The following are encoded together in the Rhodospirillaceae bacterium genome:
- a CDS encoding CoA-binding protein, translating to MVGASTAWRRPSFYAMKYLQHKGFRIIPVNPSRVGEKILGETVYGSIQEVPHQLDMVDIFRTSEEAFGITQDVIAAKEEKGIKYLWMQLTVRDDKAAELAESAGLEVIMDRCPKIEFGRLSGELSWLGVNTGIISAKTLRSPKS from the coding sequence ATGGTGGGAGCCAGTACGGCGTGGAGGCGGCCCAGTTTTTACGCCATGAAATATCTTCAACACAAGGGCTTCAGAATAATTCCTGTCAATCCCTCTCGAGTCGGCGAAAAAATTCTTGGTGAAACTGTGTATGGGTCGATCCAGGAAGTCCCTCACCAATTAGATATGGTTGATATATTTCGCACTTCTGAAGAGGCCTTCGGAATCACCCAAGACGTCATAGCGGCTAAGGAAGAAAAAGGTATTAAGTACCTATGGATGCAGTTGACCGTGCGCGATGATAAGGCGGCAGAACTAGCTGAATCCGCTGGACTAGAAGTGATCATGGATCGTTGTCCAAAAATAGAGTTTGGACGCCTATCAGGTGAACTATCGTGGCTAGGCGTCAACACCGGCATAATATCGGCAAAAACATTAAGGTCTCCCAAATCATGA
- a CDS encoding flagellar biosynthesis protein FlgA has protein sequence MNLYRLLAEREEIGRPVRVGLIGAGKFGAMFLSQARLTAGIHVLGIADLNRSRAREICIRTGWSAEQIDATSFSEALKLGSTYVTLDAETLIRADGLDVVIDATGDPVVGIKHCLLAIEEGRHIIMPNVEADVVAGPMLARLARSAGVVYSLAYGDQPSLICEQVDWARACGFEVVSAGKGTRYQPHFHYSTPETVWPNFGVTKAQAERGGMNPKMFNSFIDGTKSGIEMTAVCNATGLTPQPQGLSFPPVSVDDLAEMCKPVAAGGLVSHKGTTEVISSIKRNGDTVVNHLQMGTYVVVEAQSEYVQNCFEEYHMLPDSTRQYAAMYRPIHMIGLELGISVASVALRGEPTGCPDGFRSDVLAVAKKDLKSGEVLDGEGGYTVWGKQVPSSDSVKFQGLPLGLSGDKVLQRDIKQGETLRWGDIKLEQGDDAVALRREMEAAFIRPNQGS, from the coding sequence ATGAATTTGTATAGACTTTTGGCTGAACGTGAGGAGATTGGCCGGCCTGTCCGCGTTGGGTTGATAGGGGCTGGAAAGTTTGGGGCTATGTTCCTATCCCAAGCTAGACTGACGGCGGGAATTCACGTTTTGGGTATTGCGGATCTAAATCGTTCTAGGGCTCGTGAGATTTGTATCAGGACGGGATGGTCGGCTGAGCAGATAGATGCAACATCTTTTTCTGAAGCTTTGAAGTTGGGCAGCACGTATGTAACTCTCGATGCTGAAACTTTAATTCGAGCAGATGGGCTGGACGTGGTGATTGATGCCACTGGGGATCCGGTTGTTGGAATTAAACATTGCTTGCTTGCTATAGAAGAGGGACGCCACATTATTATGCCGAACGTGGAAGCCGACGTTGTGGCGGGACCAATGTTGGCCCGATTGGCAAGATCTGCGGGAGTTGTCTATAGCCTCGCCTATGGGGATCAGCCTTCCCTCATTTGCGAGCAGGTTGATTGGGCCCGAGCGTGTGGTTTTGAAGTTGTTTCTGCTGGTAAGGGGACCCGTTACCAGCCTCATTTTCATTACTCTACCCCGGAGACTGTGTGGCCAAATTTTGGAGTGACCAAGGCGCAAGCTGAGCGAGGAGGGATGAATCCAAAAATGTTTAACAGTTTTATCGATGGGACTAAGTCTGGCATCGAAATGACGGCTGTTTGTAATGCAACTGGGCTTACCCCCCAACCCCAGGGATTGTCTTTCCCGCCGGTTTCGGTTGATGACCTGGCCGAAATGTGTAAGCCAGTCGCGGCGGGTGGACTAGTAAGTCATAAGGGAACAACTGAGGTTATCTCCTCTATTAAACGCAATGGGGATACTGTCGTAAATCATTTGCAAATGGGAACCTATGTTGTTGTAGAGGCACAGTCTGAATATGTGCAGAATTGTTTCGAAGAATATCACATGCTTCCTGACTCAACTCGCCAATATGCGGCGATGTATAGGCCAATCCACATGATTGGGTTAGAACTGGGCATTTCTGTTGCTTCTGTGGCTCTTAGGGGAGAACCCACCGGCTGTCCTGATGGTTTTAGATCTGATGTTTTGGCTGTTGCCAAAAAAGACTTGAAGAGCGGAGAAGTCTTGGATGGTGAAGGGGGTTATACCGTGTGGGGTAAGCAAGTTCCTTCTTCTGACTCGGTCAAGTTCCAAGGTTTGCCTCTTGGTCTATCTGGCGACAAGGTTTTGCAGCGTGACATAAAACAAGGGGAGACATTGCGGTGGGGAGATATAAAGCTGGAACAGGGTGACGACGCGGTCGCCCTACGACGGGAGATGGAGGCAGCCTTTATTAGGCCTAACCAGGGAAGTTAG
- a CDS encoding aminotransferase: MQHRFDRIDRLPPYVFSEVNEMKASARAAEIDVIDFGMGNPDTPSPKHVVQKLIETVSDPRTHRYSTSRGIKGLRKAVANYYGRRFGVNLDVDREVIVTLGSKEGLANLASAISAPGDVILVPNPSYPIHPYGFIIAGAKVCPVPMGDEIDLIGEIKRAALSVLPSPRALVLNFPNNPTGAVVDLDFYSEVVDFAKSIGMYILSDIAYAEIYFGESPPPSILQVPGAMDIAVEFSSVSKTYSMPGWRVGFAAGNRQLVGALARIKSYLDYGAFTPVQVAASTALNGPQECIATIRQTYRERRDTLIESFAASGWEMPAPRATMFVWAPVPKLFSDIGSLEFSKILLEEAQVAVSPGVGFGKYGEGYVRIALVENGQRIRQAARNIKQFLSRY; the protein is encoded by the coding sequence ATGCAGCACAGATTCGACAGGATAGATCGTCTGCCTCCGTACGTTTTTTCGGAAGTTAACGAAATGAAGGCGAGCGCTAGAGCCGCTGAAATTGATGTGATTGACTTTGGAATGGGTAATCCTGATACCCCTAGCCCCAAACATGTGGTCCAGAAACTAATAGAAACTGTTTCAGATCCCCGCACTCATCGCTATTCTACCTCCCGGGGAATAAAAGGTTTGAGAAAAGCGGTGGCCAATTACTATGGGCGGCGGTTCGGGGTAAATTTGGACGTGGATAGGGAGGTTATTGTCACACTGGGTTCAAAAGAGGGGCTGGCAAACTTAGCCTCGGCCATCTCTGCTCCCGGGGATGTGATTTTGGTGCCTAACCCAAGTTATCCTATCCATCCATACGGCTTTATAATAGCCGGAGCAAAGGTTTGCCCCGTTCCTATGGGAGATGAAATAGATTTAATTGGTGAGATTAAACGTGCTGCGTTAAGTGTCTTACCGTCTCCACGGGCTTTGGTCTTAAATTTTCCCAATAATCCAACTGGTGCCGTGGTTGACCTAGATTTTTACTCGGAAGTTGTAGATTTTGCGAAATCCATAGGGATGTATATTTTATCGGATATAGCCTACGCAGAGATTTATTTTGGGGAATCTCCCCCTCCTTCCATTCTTCAGGTGCCTGGTGCGATGGATATTGCGGTGGAATTTAGCTCTGTAAGTAAAACTTATTCGATGCCGGGTTGGCGGGTCGGATTTGCTGCAGGTAATCGACAACTTGTGGGCGCTTTGGCCCGCATAAAGTCCTATCTTGATTATGGTGCATTCACACCCGTGCAGGTCGCAGCTTCGACAGCTCTGAATGGTCCACAAGAGTGCATTGCGACCATTAGACAGACATATAGGGAGCGGCGCGATACTCTCATAGAGAGTTTTGCGGCCTCTGGATGGGAGATGCCTGCACCCAGGGCAACAATGTTCGTTTGGGCGCCAGTACCCAAGTTATTTTCTGATATTGGATCTCTAGAATTTTCAAAAATTTTGCTGGAGGAAGCACAGGTTGCTGTTTCTCCTGGAGTAGGTTTTGGAAAATATGGAGAGGGCTACGTAAGGATTGCTTTAGTTGAGAATGGACAGAGAATTAGACAGGCTGCAAGAAATATAAAACAGTTTTTATCAAGATACTAA
- a CDS encoding oxidoreductase, which produces METKDQKTLILTGASRGIGHATVKRFSSAGWRVITCSRHAFPEDCPWEAGPEDHMQIDLSDFQALPDSISVLRGKLAQGGLNALVNNAAISPKEPSGNRLDSISTEMDDWRHVFRVNFFAPIMLARGLFKELKRSNGAVVNVTSIAGVRVHPFAGTAYATSKAALASLTREMATDFGPHGIRVNAIAPGEIKTSILSPSTEEQLVPEIPMRRLGTPEEVAKTIYFLCSDQSSYVNGAEIHINGGQHA; this is translated from the coding sequence ATGGAAACGAAAGATCAAAAAACCCTTATACTCACCGGGGCCAGCAGGGGAATCGGTCACGCCACTGTAAAACGATTTTCCAGCGCTGGATGGAGGGTGATCACCTGTTCCCGGCACGCTTTCCCAGAAGACTGCCCCTGGGAAGCTGGGCCTGAAGACCATATGCAAATTGACCTCTCTGACTTCCAAGCATTGCCAGATAGTATTAGTGTTTTGAGGGGCAAACTAGCACAGGGCGGCTTAAATGCCCTTGTCAACAACGCGGCTATCTCACCTAAGGAGCCCTCCGGAAATCGGCTTGATTCTATCTCTACAGAAATGGACGATTGGAGACATGTGTTCAGAGTTAATTTTTTTGCTCCGATAATGTTAGCAAGGGGTCTTTTCAAAGAATTAAAACGTTCCAATGGGGCCGTAGTCAACGTGACTTCAATAGCAGGAGTTCGCGTCCACCCCTTTGCGGGCACTGCCTACGCGACATCAAAAGCGGCTCTGGCAAGTTTAACTCGTGAAATGGCAACTGATTTCGGTCCACATGGTATTCGTGTCAATGCAATAGCTCCAGGTGAAATAAAAACGTCCATCCTTTCCCCCAGCACCGAGGAACAACTGGTACCAGAAATCCCAATGCGCCGACTAGGGACCCCTGAAGAAGTAGCAAAAACTATCTATTTTCTCTGTTCTGACCAATCTAGCTACGTTAATGGCGCAGAAATCCATATTAACGGTGGGCAACACGCCTGA
- a CDS encoding 30S ribosomal protein S9: MVDEKRSLEDLKELAPSSSETASSEVKPEIDGQGRSYATGKRKNAIARVWVKPGSGRILVNGRDQQTYFARPVLRMLLNQPFETVDRKGQFDVNATVKGGGLSGQAGAVRHGISRALVKFEPGLRGVLKKEGFLTRDSRVVERKKYGKPKARRSFQFSKR; this comes from the coding sequence ATGGTGGACGAGAAACGATCCCTTGAAGATTTGAAAGAGTTGGCTCCCTCAAGTTCAGAAACGGCATCCTCCGAGGTGAAACCTGAAATTGATGGGCAGGGTAGGTCCTACGCGACAGGTAAGAGAAAGAATGCGATTGCTCGTGTTTGGGTCAAGCCGGGTAGTGGGCGGATTTTGGTGAATGGCCGGGATCAGCAGACTTATTTTGCTCGGCCTGTATTGCGAATGTTGCTTAACCAGCCGTTTGAGACTGTGGACAGGAAGGGCCAATTTGATGTAAACGCCACAGTAAAGGGTGGAGGTTTGTCTGGTCAGGCGGGGGCAGTTAGGCATGGAATATCCCGAGCTTTGGTGAAGTTTGAGCCAGGTTTGCGTGGTGTGTTAAAAAAAGAAGGATTCTTGACGCGGGATTCTCGTGTAGTGGAAAGAAAAAAATACGGCAAGCCGAAAGCTCGAAGAAGTTTCCAGTTTTCGAAACGTTAG
- the glpX gene encoding fructose-bisphosphatase class II, with protein sequence MDKTLDRNLALEVVRVTEAAALACSRLMGRGDEKAADQAAVDAMRQALNSLDIDGTVVIGEGERDEAPMLFIGEKVGAGGPKVDIALDPLEGTTICATGGANALAVIAMAEEGGLLQAPDVYMEKIAVGPGSPPNIVDLDEGTSKNLQNLARAKGKDVSDLVACILNRPRHEEMISDTRQAGARIQLIQDGDVAGVIATARDDTGIDIYMGIGGAPEGVLAAAALQCIGGQMQGRLVFRNDEERGRAAKLGIHDFSKKYELSELAHGQVMFAATGVTDGSMLRGVRRSSTSASTESLVMRSKTGTVRVISGQHDLTKKTLFSVSQE encoded by the coding sequence ATGGACAAGACTTTAGACAGAAATTTAGCTCTTGAGGTAGTAAGGGTTACTGAAGCAGCAGCCCTGGCATGTTCCCGTCTAATGGGACGGGGGGATGAAAAAGCGGCGGACCAGGCTGCAGTTGATGCGATGCGGCAAGCCCTTAATAGTCTAGACATTGATGGAACGGTCGTTATAGGGGAAGGAGAAAGGGATGAGGCACCAATGCTTTTTATTGGTGAGAAAGTTGGTGCTGGGGGACCAAAGGTTGATATTGCCTTAGATCCCTTAGAAGGCACAACCATATGTGCAACCGGGGGGGCAAATGCCCTAGCAGTGATAGCGATGGCTGAGGAGGGCGGTTTATTGCAGGCGCCAGATGTGTATATGGAGAAAATAGCTGTTGGTCCGGGTAGTCCGCCTAATATTGTTGATTTGGACGAGGGAACATCAAAAAACCTTCAAAACTTGGCACGGGCCAAAGGGAAGGATGTATCGGATCTTGTTGCATGTATTCTTAATCGCCCTCGTCACGAAGAGATGATTTCGGATACCCGACAGGCTGGAGCTCGCATCCAATTAATCCAAGATGGGGATGTGGCTGGGGTAATTGCGACAGCTAGGGATGACACAGGAATTGATATATACATGGGTATTGGTGGGGCCCCTGAGGGGGTTTTGGCTGCGGCAGCTTTGCAGTGTATAGGGGGACAAATGCAGGGTCGGCTTGTATTTCGCAATGATGAAGAACGCGGTCGTGCTGCAAAGCTGGGTATTCACGATTTTTCTAAGAAGTATGAGCTTAGTGAGTTGGCCCATGGTCAAGTAATGTTTGCTGCGACGGGTGTCACGGATGGTTCTATGTTGCGGGGTGTACGGCGCAGTTCAACATCGGCTAGCACAGAATCTCTGGTGATGCGTTCGAAAACAGGGACTGTTCGTGTAATCAGTGGGCAACATGATTTAACCAAGAAAACGCTATTTAGTGTCAGTCAGGAGTGA
- a CDS encoding N-acetyl-gamma-glutamyl-phosphate reductase translates to MTEKQKIRTGVLGASGYTGGETLRLAVRHERMELVALTAERHAGEDIESVFPNLAGFKLPVLSKIPDVNFEKLDAVFCCLPHGTTQEVVKALPDTLKVFDLSADFRLTDPTVYSKWYGHEHYAPALQAEAVYGLTEHYRLILPKKRIIACPGCYPTSALLPLLPVIKVGQISHEDIIIDSKSGVSGAGRAAKEAMLFSEVGEGIHAYGLGTHRHGPEINQELSAVVEADVSTSFTPHLVPMNRGILSTIYVQLTDGVGVTDIRETLVQRYHDEPFVYVVAPGKSPATRHVRGSNKCAIGVFESQLPNRAILVCAIDNLVKGSSGQAIQNFNIAFGFPEQLGLEQAPIFP, encoded by the coding sequence ATGACCGAGAAACAGAAAATTCGGACAGGGGTTTTAGGTGCTAGCGGCTATACAGGCGGAGAGACCCTCCGCTTGGCCGTCAGGCATGAGCGCATGGAACTGGTGGCTTTGACTGCTGAACGTCACGCGGGGGAAGATATCGAAAGTGTGTTTCCCAACCTAGCCGGGTTCAAATTGCCTGTGTTGTCTAAGATCCCAGATGTGAACTTTGAAAAGCTCGACGCTGTTTTTTGCTGTTTGCCACATGGGACAACCCAAGAGGTTGTTAAAGCTCTGCCTGATACACTTAAGGTATTCGACCTTTCTGCAGATTTTAGACTGACAGATCCTACAGTATATTCAAAGTGGTATGGGCATGAACACTACGCTCCCGCGTTGCAGGCGGAAGCGGTCTACGGACTGACAGAACATTACAGGCTGATACTGCCAAAAAAGCGGATAATTGCGTGTCCGGGTTGCTACCCGACTTCGGCCTTGCTTCCTTTATTGCCTGTCATCAAAGTTGGCCAAATAAGCCATGAGGACATAATTATTGATTCTAAATCTGGTGTTAGTGGGGCAGGCAGGGCGGCAAAGGAAGCAATGTTGTTCTCTGAGGTTGGCGAGGGGATCCATGCCTATGGGTTGGGTACACACAGGCATGGGCCTGAAATTAACCAGGAATTGTCTGCCGTCGTGGAGGCAGATGTGTCCACAAGCTTTACACCCCATTTGGTGCCCATGAACCGAGGTATATTATCTACTATTTACGTCCAGTTGACAGATGGAGTGGGGGTGACAGATATTCGAGAAACATTGGTGCAGAGGTACCATGACGAACCTTTTGTTTACGTTGTTGCCCCCGGTAAATCCCCGGCTACTAGGCATGTGCGAGGATCTAACAAGTGTGCCATTGGTGTTTTCGAATCTCAGCTCCCAAATCGTGCTATTTTGGTTTGCGCCATTGATAATCTAGTAAAAGGCTCGTCGGGTCAGGCAATTCAAAACTTTAATATTGCCTTTGGGTTTCCCGAACAATTGGGTCTTGAACAGGCACCAATTTTTCCTTGA
- a CDS encoding 50S ribosomal protein L13 → MSTYSAAPSEVEHKWYVIDANGAVLGRLAALVATRLRGKHKPMFTPHIDCGDHIVVVNAEKVALTGNKLEGKRHYWHTGYLGGIKSKSYGELLTSAKPEKVVQKAVSRMLARGPLARAQLRKLHVYAGPDHPHTGQQPEVLALGELNRKNTRDSE, encoded by the coding sequence ATGTCTACATATTCGGCGGCCCCATCTGAGGTCGAACATAAGTGGTATGTTATCGATGCGAACGGCGCAGTGTTGGGCCGCCTCGCAGCTTTAGTGGCTACTCGGTTGAGAGGGAAGCACAAACCAATGTTTACGCCGCATATTGATTGTGGTGATCATATTGTGGTTGTAAATGCGGAAAAAGTGGCCCTGACAGGGAATAAGCTGGAAGGTAAAAGGCATTATTGGCATACGGGGTATCTGGGCGGGATCAAAAGTAAGAGTTACGGAGAGTTGCTGACTTCAGCTAAACCTGAGAAGGTTGTTCAAAAGGCTGTCTCGAGGATGTTGGCTCGAGGCCCGTTAGCTAGGGCGCAACTGCGAAAGCTACATGTTTATGCGGGCCCTGATCACCCGCATACAGGGCAACAGCCAGAAGTGTTGGCTCTGGGTGAATTGAATAGGAAAAATACGCGAGATAGCGAATAA
- a CDS encoding O-acetylhomoserine aminocarboxypropyltransferase (catalyzes the formation of L-methionine and acetate from O-acetyl-L-homoserine and methanethiol), translating to MKVRNNINEVESNIPGGDSGKKQYGMSTIAIHAGSRPDPTTGAHETPIYNTTAYTFEDSEHASELFNLQTFGYVYSRMTNPTVSVFEERVAQLEGGRGAVASASGHAAQFLAAVTLLEAGDEFISSRNLYGGSVTQFGQSFPKLGWKCHFVDPTDPNNFEDAMTDKVKFIFCEGVANPGGIILDIERIADVANKHGVLFIVDNTLASPYLMRPFEWGADLVVHSTTKFIAGHGNTMGGILVESGNIDWSRNDKYPGMTEPDDAYHGLTFSETFGDFGFTMKARMVALRDYGPTLNPQAAWNMLQGVETLPLRMQRHCDNAQMVAEWLEKHPKVTWVSYPGLKSSPFYELGQKYLPKGKGAVFTFGIKGGFDAGTKLIDCLDLHSHLANVGDTKSLVLHPASTTHRQLSDEQRIGAGAAPDVVRLSVGIEDVEDIIADLDQALAQT from the coding sequence ATGAAAGTACGTAATAACATTAACGAAGTAGAATCCAACATTCCTGGTGGTGATTCTGGCAAGAAGCAATACGGCATGTCCACCATTGCCATCCATGCTGGCTCCCGTCCGGATCCAACGACAGGCGCACACGAAACACCTATTTACAACACCACAGCCTACACCTTTGAGGACTCAGAACACGCCTCCGAGCTTTTTAATTTGCAAACCTTTGGCTACGTTTACTCGCGAATGACTAATCCCACTGTCTCGGTTTTTGAAGAACGGGTGGCTCAATTGGAGGGAGGTAGAGGGGCTGTGGCATCTGCATCTGGGCACGCAGCACAATTTTTAGCAGCCGTTACACTACTTGAGGCAGGAGATGAATTCATATCGTCTAGGAACCTATACGGAGGCTCAGTGACCCAATTTGGGCAGAGCTTTCCCAAATTGGGTTGGAAGTGCCATTTTGTCGACCCTACAGACCCAAACAATTTTGAAGATGCAATGACAGACAAAGTTAAATTTATCTTCTGTGAGGGAGTGGCCAACCCGGGCGGCATTATACTGGACATCGAACGGATTGCAGACGTCGCAAATAAGCATGGTGTATTATTTATAGTCGACAACACCCTAGCTTCCCCCTACTTGATGCGCCCGTTTGAATGGGGAGCCGACCTGGTTGTCCATTCAACTACCAAATTTATAGCTGGCCATGGAAATACCATGGGAGGAATACTGGTAGAGTCCGGCAATATCGACTGGTCCCGGAACGACAAATACCCAGGCATGACAGAACCTGACGATGCCTACCATGGGCTGACTTTTTCCGAAACCTTTGGTGATTTTGGATTTACGATGAAAGCCCGTATGGTAGCGCTTCGGGACTACGGACCGACGCTAAACCCGCAGGCCGCCTGGAACATGCTTCAGGGAGTGGAAACACTACCACTGAGGATGCAACGTCACTGTGACAATGCGCAAATGGTAGCCGAATGGCTTGAAAAACATCCAAAAGTTACCTGGGTCTCGTATCCTGGACTTAAATCCAGCCCATTCTATGAGCTTGGCCAAAAATATTTACCCAAGGGCAAAGGCGCTGTATTCACATTCGGCATAAAAGGTGGGTTTGATGCGGGAACAAAACTAATTGATTGTTTAGATCTCCACTCTCATCTTGCAAACGTCGGAGACACCAAAAGTCTTGTTCTGCATCCGGCCTCTACAACACATCGACAATTATCCGATGAACAACGCATTGGTGCTGGAGCTGCACCCGATGTAGTCCGCCTCTCTGTAGGGATTGAAGACGTCGAAGATATTATTGCAGATCTTGACCAGGCCCTTGCTCAAACTTGA
- a CDS encoding enoyl-CoA hydratase (Catalyzes the reversible hydration of unsaturated fatty acyl-CoA to beta-hydroxyacyl-CoA), with product MDSKVQRLDSESDLIIRSVQEGVATLTLNRPKARNALSRPLMTEFQANLNEIAENQEIKVVVIAGMGQAFCAGHDLKEIRSNNRREIFDGLLAQCSKLMTSIIRLPKPVIARVHGIATAAGCQLVASCDMAIASETATFATPGVNIGLFCSTPMVAVSRTVPRKKTMEMLLTGEEISADTAKDFGLVNKVVPEQELDYVTNELALKIASKSPLTLRIGKEAFYQQLEMDLDSAYKYTSKVMAENMMATDAQEGIDAFMQKRDPVWKGT from the coding sequence ATGGACAGTAAAGTACAGAGACTTGATAGTGAATCAGACCTAATTATAAGAAGTGTGCAAGAAGGAGTGGCTACCCTAACGCTAAACCGTCCAAAGGCTCGCAATGCTCTTTCGCGACCTCTTATGACAGAGTTCCAGGCTAATCTGAATGAGATTGCGGAGAACCAAGAGATAAAAGTGGTCGTGATTGCTGGAATGGGTCAGGCTTTTTGTGCGGGACACGACCTAAAGGAAATCCGATCTAATAATAGGCGGGAAATATTCGACGGTTTGTTAGCACAGTGTAGCAAGCTTATGACCAGCATTATCAGGTTACCTAAACCAGTCATAGCCAGAGTTCATGGCATTGCCACAGCTGCAGGCTGCCAATTAGTGGCTAGCTGCGATATGGCCATCGCATCAGAAACCGCTACCTTTGCAACACCTGGCGTCAACATAGGCCTGTTCTGTTCTACCCCCATGGTCGCCGTTAGCAGAACTGTTCCTCGAAAAAAAACAATGGAAATGCTTTTGACGGGCGAAGAAATTTCAGCTGACACTGCAAAAGACTTTGGACTTGTAAATAAGGTTGTGCCCGAACAAGAACTTGACTACGTAACCAACGAGCTAGCCTTGAAGATTGCAAGTAAGTCACCCCTGACTCTGAGAATTGGGAAAGAAGCTTTTTATCAACAACTAGAAATGGACCTGGACTCTGCCTACAAATACACAAGCAAGGTCATGGCAGAAAATATGATGGCGACGGACGCTCAGGAAGGAATAGACGCCTTTATGCAAAAGCGAGATCCCGTTTGGAAAGGGACATAA